The following nucleotide sequence is from Salvia splendens isolate huo1 chromosome 2, SspV2, whole genome shotgun sequence.
CCATGTAGTTGCAATATATCTCAGGTCCAAAGGAGACCTTGAGAGATAGACTTCTAGCGAGACACTGAGTTATATGGCCCTTCCTCTTAGCTATTGTATACCCTGATTAAACACCCCTCATAATACTATCGGACTAGGATGTAGAGGCCattgaaattagggtttgatcaACCTTTTTGCAAGAGGACTATAATGAGAAGTAGGTTGAGAAAGTTGGATTCTACTttactactccttccgtccataaaaaatatgacacattgtgaatgacacgagttttaatgtggaataggtaaagtaaaagagaaatatTGTTAGTAAAATGCAtagtccatattattagtaagagagaacggaaaaaagtaagacacaagggaaaaaagtaagacaaaagtagtgttagtggaatgtgacgttcatattattagtaagagagaagggaaaaaagtaagagagaaataaagatgatatagtatttattttcaaaaataggactcttattttgctatttttgatacgtcccacaataagagtatATTTCACTTTCACATTTAGTAAATAAAAACCACATTCTATCAACTTactctactcatattttatcataaaattactctaataatataagtaggactcacattccactaatttattcaacccaattttatcttaaaatCCATATCTAAGACTCCAATAACGAAACATATGGAATAACTTATTCCTCGCTCCTACTCCATTTTTTAACATAATttcttagggcatccgcaacgcgtctcgccctCGTCTCGGTTTCGTCTCCGAGAGACAAGACGGCAACGAGACAGCGATGCATCCATCCATCTCGGTCTCGGTCCGGAGGGTGggttggcgagacgtctcgccacgcgtcaacgccacgtggcgagcgctggcgctaggcgtgacgcccacccgccggcccgcgagtgggcgtcgtcatgcttacgcaataaataattttttaaaaaaatttgattttaataaaaataaataaatacaaattaaaaaatgataatattttagattatttttctttttttattttataaatactcctccttcattctcattatacacacaaacacacatttattattctcaattcttctctcttttctctccaattttcatctcaaaatgtccGGGGACGGAATCTCTGGCGGCTCCGGCAGCTATGACTTAAACatgtttggcgactgggggcatgtacaatgtcttgggtgcttccggttccggttcaacgacgtcgggcacccaaggctcgtcgacgccggcggcataccaaccaccctattttgatgtgaatgcatactctcgtccctccgccccgaggtatgggcaatcgcagggattatcccaaattagggagaatTTTCctgatgaacccaatccggaaggaggatgGGGCGGTGGATGCTCCGGGGGTCGCGCATTCGAAGCCGTCAAGGAAGAGGAGGATGTAGGTCGTCATCCATatagccgcaaggacacgatgactCTATTCAACCCTTGGGTCGgcgtctcgtacgatctcatcgtcggaaatcaacaaacccgcaagtgttttcgaaaaaaggTCACCGGtgcctacaacgagaacaagccaaaggggtcccgccgctacaccatgaagatgctctgcagtcattttgaccgagtcgacagagatgtcaaaaaaatTTGCaggatctacaagaatgaagcggcgaattaccaaagcggagccagttgAGTCGACATTCTGAGAGTGGATATGCGAGTCTTTTTGACGACAAcagcaaagaattcaaacatttcgatgtttgggaggcggtcaaagacgttgaaaggtgggctgACGGTGTCCAGTTCAGCACGGGCTAGAGCTCGAAatgcacgaagcacacggcatgtggccaatactcgtctagtgagggcgagTCAGGCAACGCCTCACAGGAGGTTGAGGATACGACCACCGATTCAGGGGGCTCCTCCAGTGGGCGTcatcggccgcaagggaccaaggcggtgaaggcggctagagggaggaggggccgaggcgaatcaagccaggcgggctcgggttcgaacaccctattgtccatgtacttgaccgccacgatggctaACACTTCCCACATGACTcctccccaatatcaagcctatcttgccggaattgagtataagctaagacaaattggtattcagCCTATAGGTGGCTTGAGtacaccgccaccgccttcggggaaTGATTtaccggcggagtagtttttaagtgtgtaatttttaatttctaatattttaaattatatcttagttatttatttttttagattttaattatgtgtttttttttgtgtttttaagatttcaaattgtaattttattttatttaataaggtgtgtttttattaactgaatttgttggaaataaaaaaaatgaaattgaataaatagttaagggatgagatgattaagagatggagggatgcatgtgatgtctcttagttaagagatggagtgaaaagtacagtgagctCATAAACAGTTAAGAGAtaagacggttaagagacggatgaCCTTAATCTTCTTGTCCAAAAAATGCCTTAACTTAATTGGGACAAAGGGACTAACAAATAATAACAGATCGGAGGGAGTAGAGACAGACGAGGGAGAGTACAATCGAACGATAAATATCCAACTAACAAAAAGGAACAAAAGCCGCTAAATTTATACTAGTAGGCTATCTATCAATCAATAACATGCCTTAAATCATCCAGATATACGTCCTTTTCACCATATAATTCTATAACAGACAGTAGTAAAAATCAATTCGGCTTTCCAGTGATACATGCATGTTAAATCAAAATCAATGGCATTACTATTATCAAGCATATAAAAAAAAGACCCTATAATGCCATTATCAAGAGTCGAGTGTCACATAAATTACGACTTAGCTGGTAGTAAAAAACAAGTCGTATAACCATATAATATCAATGCAGCGGAGACCGGTGAGGCGTACCCTTCCTCCGGTTCATTATGTACTCAGAAGCCGGTCTACAGCCCGGTCCGAATCCAGTTGGGACGCTCCGCTTCCCCTTTACGGCCTCCGAGGTAGCCGTAGAGTTGAGATACATACAGTCCGCCAAACCGCCGCTGCTCGAACCAGAGTCGGTCCGCATCGAGAGAACCGAGTCAGGCGTCATTTGACCATCGTCCAAAGGCAAAGCGAGAAACTCCGAGTTGGGAACATGTATGCACAGTTTGCCACCGGTTTCGACCATATGATCCAGCTGATGTGAATAATGAGAAATTTGTGTTAATTTTAGCAATTCAATTCGTAATTAAGTCAATAAGGTAGTACTATATTAAAAAAGGAATTCGTTTTTGAATGTGATGCACCTTGCACGAGATGGAGCAGAATAGAGCCGATTCCGGCAGGTTTCTGTCGCAGCCGACGCAGATTCTGGCGGAGGCTCGCGGCGGCCGATTCAGCGGCCTCTGTTTCAGGAAAACTACTTTTGCGCCATTGTTGGTGTATGTCTattgaagaaaaaaaggaattgaattgaattgaataatCATGTAGTAATGTGTAAACCTAGAATTGAATTTGGTGAACTGACTTGAATGTGAGTGCAATCGATTAGCTCATCGGCGTCGACGATCCTTATAACTTCATGGTACACATACCTTCTTATCTGAGAGAAATCAAAGCAACAAATAGTAATTGGATTTGTTTAttgtgaaatgaaatggaagAGGTAATAAAAAACCTGCAAGAGGCGGTGGGAGGGATGAAGCGGTAGACAATGAGGGCATATTCCGAGGGAGCAATCCAAGCAGAAGATGTTCTTGTCGTTCTTCTTGGCATGGTGGTGTATTATGCAGCAATTGAAGAACTTCTCCGACAAGAGAGCCAGGAGCCATTGGGGCGCAGCATCCAACTACACAAAGTTGAAGATAGAGCATTAATTAATAGAGTGTAAACACAAGAAGAAGAGACGAGAGAAAGGAAGAGAAAAGGGAGACCCCACCATATCGAACGCTACTATTATTTGGATGGGTTTGAGAAATGAAGTGTTATTAATATAGGGGGAGGGCCCTTGATCAGAATATCAGGGAAAAAGATCTCTGCATAGTGTATAGTTTGTTGtctgagtgagagagagagagggagaggggtgACGATAGGGTGCAAGAAAAGAGAACGGCGCCTGCAAAACTGTACCTACTGTTTACCAATGAAACAAGGGCCATTTAAAGTTTTGGGGTATACTGCcctttcatttttttaagtaattaaCAGCATTATTTATCAACGGGCGGTTCATTGACTAATTTGTACACTGATTTATAGATATGTGACCGCTGGTCCAAAAATTTCTATGCTCGCATaattcattactaaaaataataaaaataactatgACAAATATtaacatataaataaaaaattagtactaataaataataagtgGACGGATAgagaaatataaataatcacatTTTGATATTATGGTATTTCATTCtctttttagagcatccacaattgAGCACCCTATAATCCACCATATGctccgccacatcatcattctaTCCTCCTACCATTTCATCTTCAGTGGGACGCCCTAAACTCCGCCCTATAGTTTTCactactattttattaattaatttttatgttttcaaatatgtcatacaaaattattaaaaaaaacactacgATTAAAGACAAATCTAacattactaattaattttttttacaagagttagaaataaaaaacaagttcaCTAAATCCTACATTACTAATCCTTCATTCCCAGCTTGTGGCGCAGATCATCGATCATCCACTTGAGGTATTATGCTTTGCCCGGGTCCTCGCACTGCATGAGGGCGTGGTGCATGTCCCGCGTAGGCTTGGGTAATCACTGGGATTCATTTTTAATGTAAGGAAGAGTGAGAATGGAAGAGTGGAGTGAATGGAAGAGTGAACTTggggtgtatatatataataacttttgaagaattaaaaaaaattaaaaaaaaacgtgttgcatcgtccgcAGTATCGTCCGTGTGacccgcagtggggcggacgataccgcggacaATGCGTGGTCGaagccctatcgtccgcggacgatggatgTGTCATCGTCCGCATGACTACAGTGGCGGAGGATAGTCCGCTCGTCaactgtggatgcccttaaaTATGTTATTTTGAATGGAATAtatggaaaatattttaaattggaTGATTATATTACTCTCGTCCTCCATTTATTGGACCCCAAAAAGGTAAAAATTTTATTAGTACATCCCAATCTGCAGCCCTAGATTTTATAATGAAAGAGATCATCTCTCTATACTCAGTAGGCAACGTAGCCCAGAATTGGAATAGTACAGATGGGAGAAAACTCAACACTGGAAATGGGTATCCAGAGAAGAGGAAGAGACCAGTTTTTGTCTACTGAAAAATGTTGGTATAATCTTTTTGCATAACTTAAATCTGCTGCCATATCAGGTTTTCTGCATTTTGCAGCCGAATTTTTGCACATcttagaaataaatttaatacccATTCCCTCCCTAGTTCATCATTAGTAATTGTAGAACTAGTACTATAAAGAGAGAAGAAGTATTGAGAATAAACTAATGAAAAATATGTTGAattagtattttatatattagttttataataaaatgtaaataacaAAAGTTTGTGGTATACTATATAAGttccatttaataaaaataaacaagacAATAATTCGTAGAAATATgtgataattatttataaatgtaATGATTGACATCAATTTGATATAATTGACTAAATATGAAATgtgagaaagaaaaaagttatgagtataaattagaaaaataatgaGTCATTAGACATTACTCATAACAACTTAACAAGGCCAActttaatagtactataaaattaccaaaatatgaaatgtgagaaataatattttttataaattattaataaagaATGAGTCATTAATCATAACAAGGCCATCTTTGGTgtataaaattaacaaaatatgGGATGTGAGGAAGAAAAAGTTATTGTAATATTTTCAGTATAGAATGAGGCATTACTCACAACGAGGCCAATTTTGATTCACTATAAAATgaacaaatcaaaatataaaattaaatatgactATTATATTGGTACGAGTAtatattatactagtagtatatttttatgaagGTAAGTAGTAGATATATGGGGAATTAGAAACTTCTATTTTAATCAGGATGactaattaattgaattatagtAATAAATGTGCATTGTAGATGAAACAAAAGGAATAAACTCGGGAAATGGATTAAGGTCTATTTATTTAGTAAAATCATTTAGATAATTTGGAAGTGTAAAAGGCACAAAATAGAAAATAGGGAACGGTGTATTTCCTTTATCAGCTCTCTAAAAACTCTTATTGCACTCCAtaagagcatctgtaacgcaaggggccgggccgcatctcgtgagtcccggcccgtcccgagcgttgcacggaggagagtcacggcccaggcccgtcccggggccgcgttcccggcctgtcgcgcgtcccgcgtcccggcctgggacggcgttgcacgctcctcgggccgggccgcaacctttttttttttttaattcgaaaattttttctataaatactactccattttcatacacattcaactttATATTtaacttcaaatctcttcctagaattcgaaaaaatgcctccacgtcaaagaatattcgaagatcaaaTGTCCCGGTCGTTAGCAGAGGCGctaccggcaatccaagaagaaatcaacaacgaagttgaacgctaccaagctgttattcaagcttggaacgaacaacaaacccgggtaccacgtacccggatgtatattcaccgagaccgtgaacaagctgccttgcggcttttcacggattatttctctagagatccgcgatggagtgatcatttattagttgtgaatagtgtcatttattagttgcggcccgggcggcaacctgcagggttacagcagttggggcctgggccgcaactgtagaggaatgatgacgtggaggggacttggggccggaaatggggacgggttaatgatgccctaatGTCACATAGGCAATTTGTATCTATTCCTTGTACCATCTCCAATCTAAAATCTAATTAGTTTCAACAGTACTCTAAAGACAAAAGGCCAAAAGTGGCCATGAAACTACGTCGATTTTACggttttggtccaaaacattatcttttaaattatttggtCCAATACAATTGAAAACGGACCAGATTTAGTTCTTTTTGGACGGTGCCATTTAAAACTAACAGTCAATaactatttaattaattttaaccGGACTAGGTTTTTagaatatcattttttttatattttttcaaaaataatacaGTACTCCTATTAttctaaaaaaacaaatttaaagaaGATGATGTCGTTTAAAAAACCTGAAAATAAACTTAACCCTAACAAAAtgaaaatcatttttttgtaAAGGAGAGGTGGTGcctcctccttcttcttcttcttccccattcTTGTCGCTGACTCTGTCACTCTGCCGCCTGTGCGGCCGTCGTAGCCGTTGTGTGACGGCACGTAGCGGCCAT
It contains:
- the LOC121771499 gene encoding protein RGF1 INDUCIBLE TRANSCRIPTION FACTOR 1-like, which translates into the protein MLDAAPQWLLALLSEKFFNCCIIHHHAKKNDKNIFCLDCSLGICPHCLPLHPSHRLLQIRRYVYHEVIRIVDADELIDCTHIQTYTNNGAKVVFLKQRPLNRPPRASARICVGCDRNLPESALFCSISCKLDHMVETGGKLCIHVPNSEFLALPLDDGQMTPDSVLSMRTDSGSSSGGLADCMYLNSTATSEAVKGKRSVPTGFGPGCRPASEYIMNRRKGTPHRSPLH